A stretch of the Pseudalkalibacillus hwajinpoensis genome encodes the following:
- a CDS encoding immune inhibitor A domain-containing protein: MKGKNVLSMAMIAALTLSAFTAPGASSQASVDTPQVKQEVKEEVVHKQGPFDLAIANEEKLIEMLKESGKISKNASAKEAEQALDVFLQEKSESLMEKDTTGELEDEKLEVEADIKEKLKNDNKGKGNDNGKKGGKKLDKVVEEDYHGDVRSDNVLVLLVEFPDFPHNSIKPDESDMYYEDYVKEHYQDMIFGEDGYEGPNGEDLISMKQYYEEQSNGAYTVDGAVAGWYMASKNAAEYGGNYPTEDDSDKNARGLVKEALNAAAADPSVNLAEYDQEDRYDLDGDGNFREPDGLVDHLMVVHSAVGEEAGGGQLGSDAIWSHRWNLGSIFPIEGSPEPEEDYFGAGSMYAYDYTIEPADGAAGVFAHEYGHDLGLPDEYDTQYSGAGEAVSYWSIMASGSWAGALPGTEPTGFSAWSKEFLQAAQGGNWLKYDEVDLDEIDKKGLEVYLDQANTKGINLDALRINLPDKETEINTPFSGEFEYFSGSDNDLDNSAVMNVDLSNASSAELTFKTWYDIEEDWDYGSIQVSEDGENWTAIQGNITTETNPYDNNPGHGITGLSNGWIDATFDLSAYAGKDVQVKMNYWTDGAAINPGFYVDDIRVTADGNELLFDDAEGEPKVELDGFTKNKGVKVSEHYYLLEWRNHQGVDEGLDHIRRGASLMSYDPGLVVWYVDNKYSDNWTGVHPGEGFLGVVDADQHELFWSDGTVAQTRYQIHDAAFSLRKDEKMFIDYSELLGRTMTDKKNQFVKEFNDKESYLNEAIPDAGRNVPQYGLEFKVTGEATDRSVGRVLITKK, encoded by the coding sequence TTGAAGGGGAAAAATGTACTGTCAATGGCGATGATTGCTGCGCTAACGCTAAGTGCTTTCACAGCACCTGGAGCAAGTAGTCAAGCTAGTGTAGACACGCCGCAAGTGAAGCAAGAAGTGAAGGAAGAAGTTGTACATAAGCAAGGTCCATTTGATCTAGCTATTGCAAATGAAGAAAAGCTAATTGAGATGCTGAAAGAGAGTGGGAAAATCTCTAAAAATGCATCTGCCAAAGAAGCAGAACAAGCATTGGATGTGTTTTTGCAAGAAAAGTCTGAGTCGCTTATGGAAAAAGACACGACCGGGGAATTAGAAGATGAAAAGCTTGAAGTTGAAGCTGACATTAAAGAAAAGTTAAAGAATGATAACAAAGGTAAGGGAAATGACAACGGGAAAAAAGGCGGCAAGAAACTTGATAAAGTCGTTGAAGAAGACTACCACGGTGATGTTCGTTCTGATAACGTCCTAGTGCTTTTAGTCGAATTCCCTGATTTTCCACATAACAGTATTAAGCCAGATGAATCTGATATGTATTATGAAGATTACGTGAAGGAACACTATCAAGATATGATTTTCGGTGAAGATGGGTATGAAGGTCCGAATGGTGAAGATCTTATCTCTATGAAACAATATTATGAAGAACAATCAAATGGCGCTTACACGGTAGATGGCGCTGTTGCTGGTTGGTATATGGCATCCAAAAATGCAGCTGAATACGGTGGGAACTATCCGACAGAAGATGATAGCGACAAGAATGCGCGTGGTCTTGTGAAAGAAGCTTTGAATGCAGCGGCTGCTGATCCTTCTGTCAATCTAGCAGAATATGATCAAGAAGATCGCTATGATCTTGACGGTGACGGTAATTTCCGTGAGCCAGATGGTCTTGTTGATCACTTGATGGTTGTTCACTCAGCAGTTGGAGAAGAAGCTGGTGGTGGACAATTAGGATCTGATGCGATTTGGTCTCACCGCTGGAACCTTGGTAGTATTTTCCCAATCGAAGGATCACCAGAACCAGAGGAGGATTACTTTGGTGCAGGTTCCATGTATGCATATGACTATACTATTGAACCAGCTGACGGAGCAGCAGGAGTGTTCGCTCATGAATATGGTCACGATTTAGGTTTGCCAGATGAGTACGATACACAATATTCTGGGGCTGGTGAAGCGGTATCTTACTGGTCAATCATGGCGAGCGGAAGCTGGGCTGGTGCACTTCCTGGAACAGAACCTACTGGTTTCAGCGCATGGTCTAAAGAATTTCTTCAGGCTGCTCAAGGTGGAAATTGGTTGAAGTATGATGAAGTTGATTTAGATGAGATTGACAAAAAAGGTTTGGAAGTTTATTTGGATCAAGCGAACACGAAAGGGATAAACCTTGACGCGCTTCGTATCAACCTTCCAGACAAAGAAACAGAAATTAATACGCCATTTAGCGGCGAATTCGAGTATTTCAGTGGAAGTGACAATGATTTAGATAATTCCGCTGTGATGAATGTAGATCTTTCAAATGCGTCATCAGCCGAATTGACGTTTAAGACATGGTATGACATTGAAGAGGACTGGGATTACGGTTCGATTCAAGTAAGTGAAGATGGTGAGAACTGGACAGCGATCCAGGGAAATATCACGACAGAAACTAATCCGTATGATAATAATCCTGGACACGGCATTACTGGTCTATCCAATGGTTGGATTGATGCTACATTTGATTTGAGCGCTTATGCAGGAAAAGATGTACAAGTGAAAATGAACTACTGGACAGATGGAGCTGCGATTAATCCTGGCTTCTATGTTGATGATATTCGCGTAACAGCGGATGGGAACGAGCTTCTCTTTGACGATGCAGAAGGCGAGCCTAAAGTGGAGTTAGATGGTTTCACAAAGAATAAAGGAGTGAAGGTTTCAGAGCACTACTACCTTCTTGAATGGAGAAATCATCAAGGTGTCGATGAAGGACTTGATCACATTCGTCGTGGCGCTAGCTTGATGTCTTATGATCCTGGTTTAGTTGTTTGGTACGTGGATAACAAGTATTCTGATAACTGGACAGGCGTTCACCCTGGCGAAGGATTCCTTGGGGTTGTTGATGCGGATCAGCACGAATTGTTCTGGAGTGACGGAACGGTTGCCCAAACACGTTACCAAATTCATGATGCGGCATTCAGCCTTCGTAAAGATGAGAAGATGTTCATTGACTACAGCGAGCTTCTTGGTCGCACAATGACAGATAAGAAAAATCAATTTGTGAAAGAATTTAACGATAAGGAAAGTTATTTGAATGAAGCTATCCCTGATGCAGGACGTAACGTTCCTCAATATGGCTTGGAATTCAAAGTAACAGGTGAAGCAACGGATCGTTCGGTTGGACGTGTGTTGATTACAAAAAAATAA
- a CDS encoding MerR family transcriptional regulator, with translation MYKISQFAQLTGLSKETLRYYAEVKLLEPAYIDPNSRYKYYDDGSYFLALLLAKLRRFGFTIQEMKSVMEDESFAHLEDLLSQKKLRIEEQINDLQLQLQDIDEFLKSGREKND, from the coding sequence ATGTATAAAATAAGCCAATTTGCTCAGTTAACAGGGTTAAGTAAAGAAACGCTTCGCTATTACGCAGAAGTTAAGCTATTAGAGCCAGCCTATATCGATCCGAACAGCCGTTATAAATACTACGATGATGGCAGTTATTTTCTAGCGCTATTATTAGCAAAGCTAAGGCGGTTTGGATTTACCATTCAGGAAATGAAGTCTGTGATGGAAGATGAGTCATTCGCTCATTTAGAAGATCTTTTGAGTCAAAAGAAATTGCGTATAGAAGAACAAATAAACGATTTGCAACTTCAACTTCAAGACATTGATGAGTTTCTTAAATCAGGGAGGGAAAAGAATGATTAG
- a CDS encoding SRPBCC family protein has translation MISWKEEKVIRVPIETVWDLFRDENIQTIMPKVEEHVLMELEEDQVGAKHRQTYREGKRLETYMVETIAYEDREEYKEKRISFVLGKAFEISLGFILEKVSESETKFIYEGQNKGVNFVGRAMLKLSRQKDQMNVVQEFMDRVESEAIKRNEVQI, from the coding sequence ATGATTAGCTGGAAAGAGGAGAAGGTGATTCGTGTGCCGATCGAAACGGTTTGGGATTTGTTTAGAGACGAAAATATTCAAACGATCATGCCAAAAGTTGAGGAGCATGTATTAATGGAATTGGAAGAGGATCAAGTCGGAGCGAAGCATCGTCAAACGTATCGGGAAGGAAAAAGACTTGAAACTTACATGGTTGAGACGATCGCCTACGAGGATCGAGAAGAATATAAAGAGAAACGGATTAGTTTTGTGTTAGGAAAGGCGTTTGAAATATCGCTTGGTTTTATACTAGAAAAAGTGAGTGAAAGCGAAACAAAATTCATTTACGAAGGTCAAAATAAAGGCGTGAATTTTGTGGGGCGCGCCATGCTTAAGCTAAGCCGTCAAAAGGATCAAATGAATGTTGTTCAGGAATTTATGGACCGAGTGGAAAGTGAAGCGATTAAACGAAATGAGGTCCAGATTTAA
- a CDS encoding TetR/AcrR family transcriptional regulator yields the protein MNDRKQHVIKMAHQLFIERGFQATSIQDILEYSGISKGTFYNYFSSKNELLIALFKALYGSMETSRDELMIGQDRADLTIFIKQIELQMNTNKKNKLITLFEEVFVSNDEDLKDFLKEGQKRMIQWVFTRFLELFGEDKRPYLLDGAIMFLGILHHNVKYYSIANGPSVDISPVVHYSVQRIVSIVNDAAAAGEQLNKPEQMSTWLPNATNSDEDFKEKLQQTIASLKRGLNEKHTKSIELLDFIQDEFLHSKKSREFLIESVLCSLRDDQTLDQKSVATLDELVKGYFVRVAEACERSNT from the coding sequence ATGAACGATCGCAAACAGCACGTTATTAAGATGGCGCATCAGCTTTTTATTGAAAGAGGCTTTCAGGCAACATCCATTCAAGACATCCTAGAATATAGTGGCATTTCAAAAGGCACGTTCTACAATTACTTCTCATCGAAAAATGAGTTATTAATCGCTCTTTTCAAGGCCCTTTATGGCTCAATGGAAACAAGCCGAGATGAATTGATGATCGGCCAGGATCGTGCTGATCTTACTATCTTTATTAAACAAATTGAACTGCAAATGAATACGAATAAGAAAAACAAGCTGATTACACTTTTTGAAGAAGTGTTTGTCTCGAATGATGAGGATTTGAAGGATTTCCTAAAAGAAGGACAAAAGAGAATGATTCAGTGGGTATTCACTCGTTTTCTTGAGCTATTCGGAGAAGATAAGCGACCATATCTACTTGATGGGGCGATCATGTTTCTGGGCATACTTCACCACAATGTTAAGTACTATTCCATTGCAAACGGTCCGAGCGTAGACATTTCCCCAGTAGTACACTATAGCGTCCAACGTATCGTTAGTATCGTTAACGATGCCGCTGCTGCAGGAGAACAGCTGAACAAACCTGAACAAATGAGTACCTGGCTACCAAATGCGACGAATTCCGATGAAGATTTTAAAGAAAAACTTCAGCAAACAATCGCAAGCCTGAAGAGGGGCTTGAACGAGAAACACACAAAATCAATAGAACTTCTAGATTTTATCCAGGATGAGTTTCTTCATTCTAAGAAGTCACGAGAATTTCTCATTGAAAGCGTTCTTTGTTCATTGAGGGACGATCAAACGCTTGACCAAAAATCCGTTGCTACGCTCGATGAATTAGTAAAAGGGTATTTTGTGAGAGTGGCTGAAGCTTGCGAACGTTCAAACACATAA
- a CDS encoding DHA2 family efflux MFS transporter permease subunit, whose protein sequence is MSQSVKETPKPKYGILAILIVGAFIAFLNNTLLNIALPSIMADLQIETATVQWLTTGFMLVNGIMIPATAFLIEKYSVRRLFLVAIGLFTIGTVVAGMAEIFPVLLGGRMLQASGSAIMMPLLMNVMLVSFPIEKRGAAMGVFGLILMAAPAIGPTLSGWIIENYDWRMLFHFVTPIAITIFLLGFFLLKDKKEKVNIRLDLFSLILSSIGFGGILYGFSSAGNKGWDSPQVYLTIGIGVISLTTFIIRQSKQERPMLNFSIFKYPMFALSSSITMVLNMAMFSGMLLLPIYVQTIRGISPLDAGLMMLPGALVMAFMSPITGRLFDKIGGRILATTGLAITVVTTYLFSTLSMDTTYNYIMILHAVRMFGMSMVMMPVSTNGLNQLPARFYPHGTAMNNTLNQVAGAIGTALLVTIMSNRTESAAADLAREAATSGAVDPTMQQQIAMQAMLEGINFAFFVATFIAGLAFVLSFFIKRAGREEVKQPIVPESKPVELVTNS, encoded by the coding sequence ATGAGTCAATCAGTGAAAGAGACGCCAAAACCAAAGTACGGCATTCTTGCGATTCTGATTGTTGGTGCTTTTATTGCGTTTTTAAATAATACATTGCTTAATATTGCGTTGCCATCGATTATGGCAGATTTACAAATTGAAACGGCTACGGTTCAGTGGCTTACAACAGGATTTATGCTTGTGAACGGTATTATGATTCCGGCAACGGCATTTCTTATTGAAAAATATTCCGTGCGTCGTTTATTTCTTGTTGCGATTGGATTATTTACAATTGGTACAGTTGTTGCGGGGATGGCGGAGATCTTCCCGGTTCTACTTGGAGGAAGAATGCTTCAAGCTTCAGGTTCAGCGATTATGATGCCGCTCTTGATGAATGTCATGCTCGTTAGCTTTCCAATTGAAAAAAGAGGGGCGGCAATGGGTGTTTTCGGTTTAATTCTCATGGCGGCGCCAGCAATCGGTCCTACTCTCTCTGGTTGGATTATTGAAAATTACGATTGGAGAATGCTTTTCCATTTCGTGACTCCAATTGCTATTACGATTTTCCTACTTGGTTTCTTCTTGTTGAAGGATAAGAAAGAAAAAGTAAACATTCGTCTGGATTTATTTTCTCTAATCTTATCAAGTATTGGTTTTGGAGGTATTCTTTACGGCTTTAGTTCTGCAGGGAATAAAGGATGGGATAGCCCACAAGTTTATTTAACGATTGGAATTGGGGTTATTTCTCTGACGACGTTTATTATTAGACAGTCGAAACAAGAACGACCAATGTTGAATTTTTCGATTTTCAAATATCCAATGTTCGCTCTTTCGTCATCCATTACTATGGTTTTAAATATGGCGATGTTTTCAGGGATGCTGTTGCTCCCGATTTACGTGCAAACCATTCGGGGCATTTCACCACTTGATGCAGGATTGATGATGCTTCCGGGTGCACTTGTGATGGCATTTATGTCTCCGATCACAGGACGCTTATTTGATAAAATTGGCGGTCGCATTCTAGCGACAACGGGCCTTGCTATTACAGTTGTCACAACATACCTGTTTAGTACATTGTCTATGGATACGACGTATAACTACATTATGATTCTTCATGCTGTGCGCATGTTCGGAATGTCAATGGTTATGATGCCTGTATCAACGAATGGATTAAATCAGCTACCAGCTCGTTTCTATCCACACGGTACAGCGATGAACAATACGTTAAACCAGGTAGCAGGCGCCATTGGTACTGCGCTTCTCGTAACGATTATGTCTAACCGAACAGAATCAGCTGCAGCTGACCTCGCGAGGGAAGCTGCGACAAGCGGAGCAGTAGATCCTACGATGCAGCAACAAATCGCCATGCAGGCGATGCTTGAAGGAATTAACTTCGCCTTCTTTGTTGCTACATTTATTGCAGGTCTTGCATTTGTGCTTTCATTCTTCATTAAGCGCGCTGGTCGTGAAGAAGTGAAGCAGCCGATTGTGCCAGAATCCAAGCCAGTTGAGCTTGTGACAAATTCATAA
- a CDS encoding CGNR zinc finger domain-containing protein: MILETSFSHFSNFLFINLMNTLKIQNQNPIDLLLTEENVVQWITLMENKGLLNKKQVEFIKKDPIYKNDIQHFRNQCREYFASNLSQVDFFELLSNVTKATPLSFTIDEKSLTPIPIEGGTKGLLSLIAYQMLDHEASGVLDKVKACESENCLAFFVNKKGKRKWCSMEVCGNRTKAKKHYHNKTKTASSNE; encoded by the coding sequence ATGATACTCGAAACGAGTTTTTCCCATTTTTCTAATTTCCTATTTATTAACTTAATGAACACATTAAAAATACAAAATCAAAACCCTATCGATCTGCTATTAACGGAAGAGAACGTCGTTCAGTGGATCACATTAATGGAAAACAAGGGGTTGTTAAACAAGAAACAAGTAGAATTCATTAAGAAGGATCCTATTTATAAAAATGACATTCAACACTTTCGGAATCAATGTCGTGAATACTTCGCTTCAAACCTTTCTCAAGTCGATTTTTTCGAATTGCTAAGTAATGTGACAAAAGCGACCCCACTTTCTTTTACGATCGATGAAAAGTCCCTTACCCCGATCCCTATTGAGGGTGGAACGAAAGGTTTACTCTCACTCATTGCCTATCAGATGCTTGATCATGAAGCGAGTGGTGTATTGGATAAAGTAAAAGCATGCGAAAGTGAAAATTGCCTGGCCTTTTTCGTCAACAAGAAGGGAAAGCGCAAATGGTGCTCGATGGAGGTTTGCGGAAATCGGACAAAAGCCAAAAAGCATTATCATAATAAAACGAAAACTGCTTCTTCTAACGAATAA
- the trxA gene encoding thioredoxin produces the protein MAVQKVTDQNFEEETNQGLVLADLGAPWCGPCKMIAPVLDELDEELGEQLKIVQLDVDSNPETARKYDVMSIPTLLFFKDGELVENAVGFRTKEELAGIAKNHG, from the coding sequence ATGGCAGTACAAAAAGTAACGGACCAAAACTTCGAAGAAGAAACAAATCAAGGACTCGTTCTAGCAGATCTAGGAGCGCCATGGTGTGGCCCATGTAAAATGATCGCGCCAGTGTTGGATGAACTAGATGAGGAACTAGGCGAGCAATTAAAAATTGTCCAACTTGATGTGGATTCAAATCCAGAAACAGCAAGAAAGTACGACGTGATGAGCATTCCAACATTGCTTTTCTTTAAAGATGGCGAACTTGTTGAGAATGCGGTTGGATTTCGAACAAAAGAAGAATTAGCAGGTATTGCTAAAAATCACGGCTAA
- a CDS encoding Ger(x)C family spore germination protein, whose protein sequence is MKRIFLFLAALQLILLTACWDSNEIEDLGMIMGIGLDYHEDKEEVFALTNQYVVPNNIQGTETGTTGEQPYQNITLNGNNFFEVIRENSLETDRPPNYTHLKSMVLSEELLRKEPIKQLISFFLRDHEFRRTVSLFISREPAASILNVEPTKEMFPAVQLKELTQNKERSLYVLDNLKFGEASNRITEDASFVIPEVGIHDNRLRLLGGGIISNKNEKLVGWLSPEEIGGFKWVTDEVQGGLVTIEAGESREDQVVLEIMKSNTIVKPNVENGKLTVDLIVESSLRLAEDWDIERDVFKEGWETPLQEKGQQVVKKDIERVLSIAQKEQQLDFLEIGTWVKIKQPRYWKEHEKNWESIFPSLPVNVDVNLTITGYGTQDIN, encoded by the coding sequence ATGAAGAGAATTTTCTTATTTCTAGCTGCCCTTCAACTCATCTTGCTAACGGCGTGCTGGGATAGTAATGAAATTGAAGATCTCGGCATGATCATGGGGATTGGACTTGATTACCATGAAGACAAAGAGGAAGTGTTTGCCTTAACAAACCAATACGTCGTTCCAAATAACATCCAGGGAACAGAGACTGGGACGACTGGAGAGCAGCCCTATCAGAACATTACTTTAAATGGGAATAATTTCTTTGAAGTGATTCGAGAAAATTCACTTGAAACCGACCGGCCACCTAACTATACCCACCTCAAATCCATGGTTCTCTCGGAAGAACTTCTACGAAAAGAACCGATCAAGCAACTAATCAGCTTCTTTTTGCGTGATCATGAATTTAGGAGAACCGTTTCCTTATTTATTTCAAGGGAGCCTGCCGCTTCGATACTGAATGTCGAACCAACAAAAGAAATGTTTCCTGCTGTGCAGTTGAAGGAACTCACTCAAAACAAAGAGCGGAGTCTTTATGTATTGGATAATCTTAAATTCGGAGAAGCCTCCAATAGGATTACAGAAGATGCAAGCTTCGTCATTCCTGAAGTAGGAATTCACGATAATAGACTGCGGTTGCTTGGGGGCGGGATTATATCAAATAAAAACGAAAAATTAGTTGGCTGGCTTTCACCAGAAGAAATTGGAGGATTCAAATGGGTGACAGATGAAGTTCAGGGTGGGCTCGTAACCATTGAAGCGGGAGAGTCTAGAGAAGATCAAGTTGTCCTAGAAATAATGAAATCGAACACAATCGTTAAGCCAAATGTAGAAAACGGAAAGCTAACCGTCGACCTTATTGTAGAAAGTTCTTTACGACTTGCGGAGGACTGGGATATAGAACGCGACGTTTTCAAAGAAGGATGGGAAACGCCACTCCAAGAAAAGGGACAACAAGTCGTCAAGAAAGATATTGAACGCGTTCTTTCCATCGCACAGAAAGAACAGCAACTCGATTTTCTGGAAATTGGCACATGGGTAAAAATCAAACAACCTAGGTACTGGAAGGAACACGAGAAAAATTGGGAAAGCATTTTCCCTTCCCTTCCTGTTAATGTAGACGTGAATCTCACCATAACAGGTTATGGGACTCAGGATATTAATTAA
- a CDS encoding GerAB/ArcD/ProY family transporter — MKNNHTSLPIIIFIISTIVGVGIVTLPRQTAAVVGQPNMWMSVILGAGIAFINAIFLFMLIKRFPMKTVFDIGTELTGKWFGKGINLIFVAYMIAISSYIIRTMAEIVNYYLLDNTPKFVVLLVLVVSCMYLVSSGLSNIILFFQLYFPIILFMFFVLTLLSIKNIEPTHLRPIFYFDGIEILKGAHTTFFSFVGYELIMVLSGKFTFTKWKPMLTIFSISIGSVCVIYVLFFILNIGVLSIEELKVITFPTIEMAKAIEFQGFFFERFELLFLFGWIITIFTTLAAYYYSAVLGMRKTFQVKNTLPMNIMIGFIILMLSLLPSGITELFSYGTYVNYLSYTSLIALPLLLLALSFRKGTA, encoded by the coding sequence ATGAAAAATAACCATACCTCCCTTCCAATCATCATTTTCATCATATCAACGATCGTCGGTGTTGGAATTGTAACGTTGCCAAGACAAACCGCAGCAGTCGTCGGTCAACCAAATATGTGGATGAGCGTTATTCTAGGAGCCGGCATTGCGTTTATAAATGCGATTTTTCTATTTATGCTCATTAAACGATTTCCTATGAAAACAGTGTTTGATATAGGCACAGAACTAACTGGAAAATGGTTCGGGAAAGGGATTAATCTCATTTTTGTTGCTTACATGATCGCCATCTCATCCTACATCATTCGAACAATGGCCGAGATCGTGAATTACTACCTGCTCGATAATACGCCGAAGTTCGTCGTCTTACTCGTACTCGTCGTTTCATGTATGTATCTTGTATCTAGCGGCCTTTCCAATATTATTCTTTTTTTTCAACTGTACTTTCCAATCATCTTATTCATGTTTTTTGTCTTAACTCTTCTTAGTATCAAAAATATTGAACCAACCCACTTACGCCCCATCTTCTATTTTGATGGAATCGAAATATTAAAAGGAGCTCACACAACCTTTTTTTCATTTGTTGGATATGAACTGATTATGGTGTTGTCTGGTAAATTTACGTTTACGAAATGGAAACCAATGCTCACAATTTTCAGCATCAGTATTGGGAGCGTTTGTGTGATTTATGTCCTCTTCTTCATTCTTAACATCGGGGTCCTTAGTATCGAGGAACTGAAGGTGATTACATTTCCAACAATTGAAATGGCAAAAGCAATCGAATTTCAGGGATTCTTCTTTGAGCGATTCGAACTTCTCTTCCTATTCGGATGGATCATTACGATCTTCACGACTTTAGCCGCCTATTACTATTCGGCAGTACTTGGAATGAGGAAAACGTTTCAGGTAAAAAACACCCTCCCTATGAATATCATGATTGGGTTCATCATTCTGATGCTCTCGTTATTACCGTCAGGCATTACTGAACTATTTTCTTACGGGACATACGTGAATTATTTATCCTACACCTCTCTCATCGCGCTCCCCCTATTGCTTCTAGCGCTTTCGTTTAGGAAGGGGACTGCTTAA
- a CDS encoding spore germination protein codes for MKRRRFARSSSLLEDQIRQEFHNTEDLKLKTVKLDGLTLTLVYLDDISDRMVIQKTIISPLLTVSDDQTKISAADLPDLIPMAAINNIEDNSLISRHLMDGCTVIIAREEDIDTVYAVKTTYSVKRSPDEPVNEPTISGPRDGFIECLQDNKALLRAHLKTSDLLFEQHLIGKDVVKYISLTYLQGKADRKLIEEIRERINEINADYITDAGILEQLLERNPLSVFPELTSTQHPTKVANALLEGRVAIMTDGSPTVLIAPTTLNMLLQTPDDYYFKWIPASLIRLLSYFTALISVLLPATYIALVSFHHGLIPTSLAVSLSKTREGVPFPSVIEAFIMELTIEILREAGVRLPKPIGSTVSIVGAIVIGETAVSSGIVSPMMVMVISFTAICSFAIPNYQLSLALRTIRFFFLFSAAILGVYGLLIAIFIVTTHLIKLRSFGTPYMEPFAPIQLKSWKDSFVRLYYRVGKKDRKLHEK; via the coding sequence ATGAAAAGAAGGCGTTTTGCACGATCCTCTTCTTTGCTGGAGGATCAAATAAGACAGGAGTTTCATAACACCGAAGACCTCAAGCTTAAAACCGTTAAGCTCGATGGCCTCACGCTTACACTTGTGTATCTTGACGATATTTCTGATCGTATGGTGATTCAAAAGACGATCATTAGCCCACTTCTTACCGTTTCAGACGATCAAACAAAAATAAGCGCAGCTGATCTTCCTGATCTTATTCCTATGGCTGCGATTAACAACATTGAAGATAATAGCCTCATTTCAAGGCACCTCATGGATGGATGCACCGTTATTATTGCTCGCGAGGAAGACATTGACACTGTTTACGCTGTGAAAACAACCTATTCTGTGAAGCGTTCACCTGATGAACCGGTCAATGAACCGACGATTAGCGGTCCACGAGATGGTTTTATAGAATGCCTTCAAGACAACAAAGCATTATTACGTGCGCACTTAAAAACAAGCGACCTTTTATTTGAACAACATCTAATTGGAAAAGACGTTGTGAAATACATCTCTTTAACGTATTTGCAAGGAAAAGCCGATCGAAAATTAATTGAAGAAATCAGAGAACGAATAAATGAAATTAATGCAGATTATATAACTGATGCAGGGATACTTGAACAGCTCCTTGAGCGTAATCCGTTATCAGTCTTTCCCGAATTAACATCAACCCAGCATCCAACGAAGGTAGCAAACGCCTTACTTGAAGGACGCGTTGCCATAATGACAGACGGCTCTCCCACTGTCCTTATTGCGCCTACAACGCTTAACATGCTTCTTCAAACACCTGACGACTACTACTTTAAATGGATTCCCGCTTCATTAATTCGATTATTAAGCTATTTTACTGCACTTATTTCTGTACTATTGCCTGCAACTTACATTGCTTTAGTCTCGTTTCACCACGGGCTTATTCCCACTAGCCTGGCCGTTTCTTTATCTAAAACAAGAGAAGGTGTACCTTTCCCATCGGTTATTGAAGCTTTTATTATGGAGCTTACGATCGAGATTTTACGGGAAGCAGGTGTAAGGTTACCAAAACCAATCGGGTCTACCGTTAGTATTGTAGGGGCTATTGTTATCGGTGAAACGGCGGTCAGCTCAGGTATCGTTAGTCCAATGATGGTGATGGTCATTTCATTCACAGCGATTTGTTCATTCGCAATTCCGAATTATCAGCTCAGCCTGGCGTTAAGAACAATTCGCTTCTTCTTCCTGTTCTCTGCAGCCATACTTGGTGTATATGGTTTGCTAATCGCCATTTTCATCGTAACAACTCATTTAATCAAACTTAGAAGCTTCGGAACGCCATACATGGAGCCATTTGCGCCTATCCAGCTGAAAAGCTGGAAAGATTCGTTTGTACGTCTTTATTATCGTGTGGGAAAGAAGGATAGGAAACTACATGAAAAATAA